A genomic window from Paramormyrops kingsleyae isolate MSU_618 unplaced genomic scaffold, PKINGS_0.4 ups75, whole genome shotgun sequence includes:
- the LOC140586874 gene encoding uncharacterized protein isoform X2 has product MEAKLRVIIDDQIEKLVLPSGIPPTLEELQSVVKDTFGISNDFSLQYFDPEFQDYFTLHRADQIKDKDTVKVVGITPVILSLTPVDDSFGSPSGQLSDYESSYAESIVSNADSAATTSSQDTIILKRQKTTERCEPWPKQFPIPQFAYETEMYLERANEEYKKNGNLLPTSKVKTDIFEKLAETVFTFTAYPSSAQVSYVAEALVTKYPCLKEPGSFSGYYGWQQSIKYKMANYRTKLRGFGVPELTCNAMKHKSPGDQKSANKVKKPRKAEVNYLPPYPAGEDEDSQEEERIQLLTEVKKRDNNKVIKEKMAKTFAHRRHEIVNLSPSIEDIKARWPALFEASHLQDEFYRITLVHLEPKFMSMLDEYTPKLLALFHSKGGAMGLKLQAIIAKSPSNPSNNITRNLVIQCLMVYLGESIDQLIKEYSDADEDSVSQDLSEQRMKIYKIKAVGSEEDDIGIVLEGVRVMPERDGEYRFCQSDRLGQRSQRSNKSKSDRSGLQAR; this is encoded by the exons ATGGAGGCAAAGCTTCGTGTAATTATTGATGACCAAATCGAGAAGTTGGTTCTTCCATCAGGGATCCCACCAACAttggaggagctgcagagtgtTGTGAAGGATACTTTTGGGATTTCAAATGACTTCAGTCTTCAGTATTTTGACCCAGAATTTCAGGACTACTTCACTCTTCACAGAGCTGACCAGATAAAAGACAAAGACACTGTGAAGGTTGTTGGCATCACCCCGGTCATCCTAAGCTTGACTCCGGTTGATGACAGTTTTGGCAGCCCCTCTGGCCAACTGTCTGACTATGAGTCCTCATATGCTGAGTCAATTGTATCCAATGCAGACTCTGCTGCAACCACTTCTTCTCAGGACACCATTATTCTCAAAAGGCAGAAGACCACAGAACGTTGTGAGCCCTGGCCAAAACAGTTTCCCATTCCACAGTTTGCATATGAAACTGAGATGTACCTGGAAAGAGCCAATGAGGAGTATAAAAAGAATGGAAATCTTCTGCCCACCTCCAAAGTAAAGACTGATATTTTTGAGAAGTTGGCTGAaactgtatttacatttacagcctATCCTTCAAGTGCACAGGTTAGTTATGTTGCTGAGGCACTTGTGACAAAATACCCTTGTCTCAAGGAACCTGGCTCTTTCTCAGGTTATTATGGTTGGCAACAAAGCATCAAATACAAGATGGCCAATTATCGTACAAAACTTAGAGGGTTTGGTGTTCCTGAGTTGACATGCAATGCCATGAAACACAAGAGTCCAGGTGACCAGAAGTCTGCAAATAAAGTGAAAAAGCCTCGGAAAGCAGAGGTAAATTACCTTCCGCCATATCCAGCAGGTGAAGATGAGGACAGTCAAGAAGAAGAGAGAATTCAGTTGCTTACTGAAGTCAAGAAAAGAGACAACAACAAAGtgataaaagaaaaaatggcTAAAACATTTGCACATAGACGACATGAAATTGTCAACCTGTCCCCCAGCATTGAAGACATCAAAGCCAGATGgccagctttgtttgaggcatCTCAT CTGCAGGATGAGTTCTACAGGATCACCCTGGTACACCTTGAACCCAAATTCATGTCCATGCTGGATGAGTACACTCCCAAACTGTTGGCCCTTTTCCATTCCAAGGGGGGAGCCATGGGATTGAAGTTGCAGGCTATCATAGCCAAG TCACCAAGCAATCCTAGCAATAACATAACCAGAAATCTGGTTATTCAGTGCTTGATGGTGTACCTTGGGGAGTCCATTGATCAACTGATCAAAGAGTACAGT GATGCTGATGAGGACAGTGTGTCACAAGATCTTTCTGAACAGAGGATGAAAATCTACAAAATCAAGGCTGTTGGATCTGAGGAGGATGACATTGGCATTGTGCTGGAGGGTGTGAGAGTTATGcctgagagagatggagaataccgcttttgtcaaagtgacaggttgggtcaaaggtcacaaaggtcaaataaatcaaaaagtgacaggtccgggctgcaagccaggtga
- the LOC140586874 gene encoding uncharacterized protein isoform X1: MAVLNEMEAKLRVIIDDQIEKLVLPSGIPPTLEELQSVVKDTFGISNDFSLQYFDPEFQDYFTLHRADQIKDKDTVKVVGITPVILSLTPVDDSFGSPSGQLSDYESSYAESIVSNADSAATTSSQDTIILKRQKTTERCEPWPKQFPIPQFAYETEMYLERANEEYKKNGNLLPTSKVKTDIFEKLAETVFTFTAYPSSAQVSYVAEALVTKYPCLKEPGSFSGYYGWQQSIKYKMANYRTKLRGFGVPELTCNAMKHKSPGDQKSANKVKKPRKAEVNYLPPYPAGEDEDSQEEERIQLLTEVKKRDNNKVIKEKMAKTFAHRRHEIVNLSPSIEDIKARWPALFEASHLQDEFYRITLVHLEPKFMSMLDEYTPKLLALFHSKGGAMGLKLQAIIAKSPSNPSNNITRNLVIQCLMVYLGESIDQLIKEYSDADEDSVSQDLSEQRMKIYKIKAVGSEEDDIGIVLEGVRVMPERDGEYRFCQSDRLGQRSQRSNKSKSDRSGLQAR; encoded by the exons ATGGCAGT GTTGAACGAGATGGAGGCAAAGCTTCGTGTAATTATTGATGACCAAATCGAGAAGTTGGTTCTTCCATCAGGGATCCCACCAACAttggaggagctgcagagtgtTGTGAAGGATACTTTTGGGATTTCAAATGACTTCAGTCTTCAGTATTTTGACCCAGAATTTCAGGACTACTTCACTCTTCACAGAGCTGACCAGATAAAAGACAAAGACACTGTGAAGGTTGTTGGCATCACCCCGGTCATCCTAAGCTTGACTCCGGTTGATGACAGTTTTGGCAGCCCCTCTGGCCAACTGTCTGACTATGAGTCCTCATATGCTGAGTCAATTGTATCCAATGCAGACTCTGCTGCAACCACTTCTTCTCAGGACACCATTATTCTCAAAAGGCAGAAGACCACAGAACGTTGTGAGCCCTGGCCAAAACAGTTTCCCATTCCACAGTTTGCATATGAAACTGAGATGTACCTGGAAAGAGCCAATGAGGAGTATAAAAAGAATGGAAATCTTCTGCCCACCTCCAAAGTAAAGACTGATATTTTTGAGAAGTTGGCTGAaactgtatttacatttacagcctATCCTTCAAGTGCACAGGTTAGTTATGTTGCTGAGGCACTTGTGACAAAATACCCTTGTCTCAAGGAACCTGGCTCTTTCTCAGGTTATTATGGTTGGCAACAAAGCATCAAATACAAGATGGCCAATTATCGTACAAAACTTAGAGGGTTTGGTGTTCCTGAGTTGACATGCAATGCCATGAAACACAAGAGTCCAGGTGACCAGAAGTCTGCAAATAAAGTGAAAAAGCCTCGGAAAGCAGAGGTAAATTACCTTCCGCCATATCCAGCAGGTGAAGATGAGGACAGTCAAGAAGAAGAGAGAATTCAGTTGCTTACTGAAGTCAAGAAAAGAGACAACAACAAAGtgataaaagaaaaaatggcTAAAACATTTGCACATAGACGACATGAAATTGTCAACCTGTCCCCCAGCATTGAAGACATCAAAGCCAGATGgccagctttgtttgaggcatCTCAT CTGCAGGATGAGTTCTACAGGATCACCCTGGTACACCTTGAACCCAAATTCATGTCCATGCTGGATGAGTACACTCCCAAACTGTTGGCCCTTTTCCATTCCAAGGGGGGAGCCATGGGATTGAAGTTGCAGGCTATCATAGCCAAG TCACCAAGCAATCCTAGCAATAACATAACCAGAAATCTGGTTATTCAGTGCTTGATGGTGTACCTTGGGGAGTCCATTGATCAACTGATCAAAGAGTACAGT GATGCTGATGAGGACAGTGTGTCACAAGATCTTTCTGAACAGAGGATGAAAATCTACAAAATCAAGGCTGTTGGATCTGAGGAGGATGACATTGGCATTGTGCTGGAGGGTGTGAGAGTTATGcctgagagagatggagaataccgcttttgtcaaagtgacaggttgggtcaaaggtcacaaaggtcaaataaatcaaaaagtgacaggtccgggctgcaagccaggtga